The following are encoded together in the Streptomyces sp. NBC_01465 genome:
- a CDS encoding N-formylglutamate amidohydrolase, with amino-acid sequence MGEASHPPFELIAGAAASPVILHVPHSARTVPAEVRRDIVLDDAALGRELDHITDAHTAEIAKAAAASAPLPPWQFVNRLSRLVVDPERFPDEREEMRAVGMGAVYTHTTHRERLRAPDTAELPLIEAYFHPYAAAMTEAVDDRLQAAGRVVVIDVHSYPTDPLPYELHGEGPRPPVCLGTDGFHTPAGLLARARAAFAPLGTTAVNTPFAGAYVPLKHYGMDRRVSALMIEIRRDLYMAEPGGQPGPGLQPLAEALAALVRSETSGAAE; translated from the coding sequence ATGGGCGAGGCGTCCCACCCACCCTTCGAACTGATCGCGGGCGCGGCCGCATCGCCCGTCATCCTGCATGTGCCGCACTCCGCGCGCACCGTGCCTGCCGAGGTGCGGCGCGACATCGTGCTGGACGACGCGGCGCTCGGCCGCGAACTCGACCACATCACCGACGCGCACACTGCCGAGATCGCGAAGGCGGCAGCCGCGTCGGCGCCCCTCCCTCCCTGGCAGTTCGTCAACCGGCTCTCGCGCCTGGTCGTCGACCCCGAGCGGTTCCCCGACGAACGCGAGGAGATGCGGGCGGTAGGCATGGGCGCGGTCTACACCCACACCACCCACCGCGAACGGCTGCGCGCCCCCGATACCGCCGAACTCCCCCTGATCGAGGCCTACTTCCACCCCTACGCGGCCGCGATGACCGAGGCGGTCGACGACCGGCTGCAGGCCGCCGGCAGGGTGGTGGTGATCGACGTCCACTCGTACCCGACCGACCCGCTGCCGTACGAACTGCACGGCGAAGGCCCCCGCCCGCCCGTCTGCCTGGGCACCGACGGCTTCCACACCCCCGCCGGACTGCTCGCCCGCGCCCGAGCGGCCTTCGCACCGCTGGGTACGACCGCCGTGAACACCCCCTTCGCCGGCGCCTATGTGCCGCTGAAGCACTACGGCATGGACCGGCGGGTCAGCGCCCTCATGATCGAGATCCGGCGCGACCTCTACATGGCGGAGCCCGGCGGACAACCGGGCCCCGGCCTCCAACCGCTGGCCGAAGCCCTGGCCGCGCTCGTCCGCAGCGAGACGAGCGGAGCCGCGGAGTGA
- a CDS encoding amino acid permease, whose amino-acid sequence MGSFGNFAISFSVISVLSGCMTLYGFGLGTGGPAVMLWGWAGVGLFVLCVGLALAEVTSAYPTSGALYYMADRLGGRRWGWYTGWLNLLGLLGAIAGIDYGAALFTGAFLNLQFGFTPTAGSTMLIFMGILLLHAVLNLFGVRLVSVLNSVSVWWHLAGVAVIVGVLAIVPDHHQSPSFVFTHFVNDTGWSNPLYVAAIGLLLAQYTFCGYDASAHLSEETSNASVSAAKGIVRSIWVSWIAGFVLLAGLTFAIQNYSGTQNSDTGVPPAQIFIDALGNGGATALLLVVIVAQLFCGNAEVAAASRMVFAFSRDNALPGSKLWRKVSGRTQTPVNAVWLSVAFACLLAVPSLYSATAYGAVTAINVIGITPAYAIPIYLRLRAGSRFQPGPWNLGRWSRPIGWVAVVWVALVTVLFCLPQKSPVNIDSMNYAVIALAAVLVLASIWWYVARRTYSTPAAYGSDREQAEIAEGIV is encoded by the coding sequence ATGGGTAGTTTCGGCAACTTCGCCATCAGCTTCTCCGTCATATCTGTGCTCTCCGGATGCATGACCCTGTACGGCTTCGGGCTCGGCACCGGCGGCCCCGCCGTGATGCTGTGGGGCTGGGCGGGCGTCGGTCTCTTCGTCCTGTGCGTCGGTCTGGCACTGGCCGAGGTCACCAGCGCGTACCCCACCTCGGGTGCGCTGTACTACATGGCCGACCGGCTCGGCGGCCGCCGTTGGGGCTGGTACACCGGCTGGCTGAATCTGCTCGGCCTGCTGGGCGCGATCGCCGGGATCGACTACGGCGCCGCCCTGTTCACCGGCGCCTTCCTCAACCTGCAGTTCGGCTTCACCCCCACGGCCGGCTCGACGATGCTGATCTTCATGGGCATCCTGCTGCTGCACGCGGTGCTGAACCTCTTCGGCGTACGGCTGGTCAGCGTGCTCAACTCGGTCAGCGTCTGGTGGCACCTGGCGGGTGTCGCCGTGATCGTGGGCGTCCTGGCGATCGTCCCCGACCACCACCAGTCGCCGTCCTTCGTCTTCACCCACTTCGTGAACGACACGGGCTGGTCGAACCCGCTCTACGTGGCCGCGATCGGCCTCCTGCTCGCCCAGTACACCTTCTGCGGCTACGACGCCTCCGCCCACCTCTCGGAGGAGACGTCCAACGCCTCGGTGTCGGCGGCGAAGGGCATCGTCCGCTCCATATGGGTGTCGTGGATAGCCGGCTTCGTCCTCCTCGCCGGACTGACCTTCGCCATCCAGAACTACTCGGGCACCCAGAACAGCGACACCGGCGTTCCGCCCGCCCAGATCTTCATCGACGCGCTCGGCAACGGCGGTGCCACCGCCCTGCTGCTGGTCGTGATCGTGGCGCAGCTCTTCTGCGGCAACGCCGAGGTGGCCGCGGCGAGCCGGATGGTGTTCGCCTTCAGCCGCGACAACGCGCTGCCGGGCTCCAAGCTGTGGCGGAAGGTCAGCGGCCGCACACAGACCCCGGTCAACGCGGTCTGGCTCTCGGTCGCGTTCGCCTGCCTGCTCGCGGTCCCCTCGCTGTACTCGGCGACGGCGTACGGCGCGGTGACGGCGATCAACGTCATCGGCATCACGCCCGCGTACGCCATCCCGATCTATCTCCGTCTGCGCGCGGGCAGCCGCTTCCAGCCGGGCCCGTGGAACCTGGGCCGCTGGAGCAGGCCGATCGGCTGGGTGGCCGTGGTGTGGGTGGCGCTGGTCACCGTGCTGTTCTGCCTCCCCCAGAAGTCACCGGTGAACATCGACTCGATGAACTACGCCGTGATCGCGCTGGCAGCGGTCCTCGTGCTCGCCAGCATCTGGTGGTACGTCGCCCGCCGCACATACAGCACTCCGGCCGCGTACGGCTCGGACCGCGAGCAGGCGGAGATCGCGGAGGGAATTGTCTGA
- a CDS encoding FAD-dependent oxidoreductase encodes MTVTTAGALPEEIYDVVVVGAGVVGSAIARELARHPLRTAVVEASDDVGDATSKANTAILHTGFDAVPGSLESRLVREGQQRLAAYAAESGIPVEPVGALLVAWDDEQLAALPALADKAERNGYRDARIIGADEVYRREPHLGPGALAALDVPGESIICPWTTTLAYATQAVRAGVDLHLNCRVEGFGRAEELHRLHTARGTVRARYLVNAAGLHSDTVDRALGHHDFTVTPRRGQLLVFDKFARELVHHILLPVPTALGKGVLVAPTVYGNVLLGPTAENRDDRTATHTTAEGIALLREKGRRIVPALLDEEVTTVYAGLRAATEHDDFQIHAHPEQRYVTVGGIRSTGLTASMAIAAYVTELLAGAGLDLGEARDLDPVRMPNLGEAFPRPYQRAELIAADPEYGVLVCHCERVSRGEIRDALAGPVPPASLDGLRRRTRARGGRCQGFYCGAAVRELFVRRAELRG; translated from the coding sequence GTGACCGTCACCACCGCCGGCGCACTGCCGGAGGAGATCTACGACGTCGTGGTCGTAGGAGCCGGAGTCGTGGGCAGCGCCATCGCCCGCGAGCTCGCCCGTCACCCCCTGCGCACTGCCGTCGTCGAGGCGTCGGACGACGTCGGCGACGCCACGTCCAAGGCCAACACGGCGATCCTGCACACCGGTTTCGACGCCGTCCCGGGATCCCTGGAGTCCCGTCTCGTACGGGAAGGGCAGCAACGCCTGGCCGCGTATGCAGCCGAGTCGGGCATCCCCGTCGAACCCGTCGGCGCGCTGCTCGTCGCCTGGGACGACGAACAACTCGCCGCGCTCCCCGCACTGGCGGACAAGGCCGAACGCAACGGATACCGCGACGCGCGGATCATCGGCGCCGACGAGGTCTACCGCCGGGAACCCCACCTGGGCCCCGGCGCCCTCGCCGCCCTCGACGTCCCGGGCGAGAGCATCATCTGCCCCTGGACGACCACGCTCGCGTACGCCACCCAAGCGGTCCGCGCAGGCGTCGACCTGCACCTCAACTGCCGTGTGGAGGGCTTCGGCCGGGCGGAGGAGCTGCACCGGCTGCACACTGCCCGTGGAACGGTCCGCGCCCGGTACCTGGTCAACGCGGCAGGACTCCACTCCGACACCGTCGACCGGGCGCTCGGCCATCACGACTTCACCGTCACCCCGCGCCGGGGCCAGCTCCTCGTCTTCGACAAATTCGCGCGCGAGCTGGTCCACCACATCCTTCTCCCGGTGCCCACGGCGCTCGGTAAAGGCGTCCTGGTGGCGCCGACCGTGTACGGCAACGTCCTGCTCGGCCCCACCGCCGAGAACCGAGACGACCGGACCGCGACCCACACGACGGCCGAGGGCATCGCGCTCCTGAGGGAGAAGGGCCGCCGGATCGTCCCCGCACTCCTCGACGAGGAGGTGACCACGGTCTACGCCGGGCTCCGCGCCGCCACCGAGCACGACGACTTCCAGATCCACGCCCACCCGGAACAGCGTTACGTGACCGTCGGCGGAATCCGCTCCACCGGCCTGACCGCCTCCATGGCGATCGCCGCGTACGTCACCGAACTGCTCGCCGGAGCAGGCCTCGACCTGGGTGAGGCGCGGGACCTCGATCCCGTCCGCATGCCCAACCTCGGAGAGGCGTTCCCGCGCCCCTACCAGCGGGCCGAACTCATCGCCGCCGACCCCGAGTACGGCGTCCTCGTCTGCCACTGCGAACGCGTGTCGCGCGGCGAGATCCGTGACGCCCTCGCCGGGCCGGTCCCACCCGCCTCGCTCGACGGACTGCGACGGCGCACCCGAGCCCGGGGAGGCCGCTGCCAGGGCTTCTACTGCGGGGCCGCGGTCCGCGAACTCTTCGTACGACGCGCGGAGTTGAGAGGATGA
- a CDS encoding FGGY family carbohydrate kinase, whose protein sequence is MITNDGPVLAIDQGTSGTKALVVCPERGVIGSGAADVRPRYLPGGLVEVDPAALLSSVVDAGRQALAAAGEAVAAVGLANQGETVLAWDPATGRPLTDAIVWQDRRAEPLCTELAAYDEELRELTGLPLDPYFAAPKMAWIRRFLTQEGTVTTSDVWLIHQLTGAYVTDASTAGRTQLLDLDRVSWSERALDLFGLGAELLPRIVDAAGPVGTTTAFGPEIPLTGLLVDQQAALLAQNVTAPSTAKCTYGTGAFLLAQTGNRPRRSTNGLVGCVAWRLAGETSYCLDGQVYTVASAVRWLADLGVISGARDIDPVGSAVPDSGGVTFVPALAGLAAPWWRGDLRGSVTGLGLDTTPGHLVRALCEGIAAQVAEVAAAAAGDLGAPLSVLRVDGGLTRSALLMQTQADLLQLPVEVAELPDATALGVAAVTRLGLNPGLSLREVVAPGKPSAVYEPQISADQAAERLGVFRAEVAALLARTPTAP, encoded by the coding sequence GTGATCACGAACGACGGCCCCGTACTGGCGATCGACCAAGGCACCTCCGGTACGAAGGCGCTCGTCGTCTGTCCCGAACGCGGGGTGATCGGCAGCGGTGCGGCAGACGTCCGCCCGCGTTACCTCCCCGGCGGACTCGTCGAGGTCGATCCGGCCGCCCTGCTCTCCTCCGTCGTCGACGCCGGACGGCAGGCGCTCGCAGCGGCCGGCGAGGCGGTCGCCGCCGTGGGACTGGCCAACCAGGGGGAGACCGTCCTCGCCTGGGATCCCGCGACCGGGCGGCCGCTGACCGACGCGATCGTCTGGCAGGACCGCCGTGCCGAACCGCTCTGCACCGAACTGGCCGCGTACGACGAGGAGTTGCGCGAGCTGACCGGGCTGCCGCTCGACCCGTACTTCGCCGCCCCCAAGATGGCCTGGATCCGCCGCTTCCTCACGCAGGAAGGCACCGTCACCACGAGCGACGTGTGGCTGATCCACCAGCTGACCGGCGCGTACGTCACCGACGCGTCCACCGCGGGACGCACCCAGCTCCTCGACCTCGACCGTGTGTCCTGGTCCGAGCGCGCCCTCGATCTCTTCGGGCTCGGAGCGGAGCTGCTGCCGCGCATCGTCGACGCGGCAGGGCCGGTCGGAACCACCACGGCCTTCGGCCCCGAGATCCCGCTCACAGGGCTTCTCGTGGACCAGCAGGCCGCGCTCCTGGCCCAGAACGTCACAGCCCCCTCGACGGCCAAGTGCACTTACGGAACAGGGGCATTCCTCCTCGCGCAGACAGGCAACAGGCCGCGCCGCTCCACCAACGGTCTGGTCGGCTGCGTCGCCTGGCGGCTCGCCGGTGAGACCAGCTACTGCCTCGACGGGCAGGTCTACACCGTCGCCTCCGCCGTCCGCTGGCTCGCCGACCTCGGGGTCATCTCCGGCGCCCGCGACATCGACCCCGTCGGCTCCGCCGTGCCCGACTCCGGCGGCGTCACCTTCGTCCCCGCGCTCGCCGGGCTCGCCGCCCCCTGGTGGCGCGGCGACCTGCGCGGCTCGGTGACCGGCCTCGGGCTCGACACGACCCCCGGGCATCTGGTGCGCGCCCTCTGCGAGGGCATCGCCGCCCAGGTCGCCGAAGTGGCCGCCGCAGCCGCAGGTGACCTGGGGGCGCCCCTGTCCGTACTGCGGGTCGACGGCGGACTGACCCGCTCGGCCCTGCTGATGCAGACACAGGCGGATCTGCTGCAACTCCCGGTGGAGGTCGCCGAGTTGCCCGATGCCACCGCCCTCGGGGTGGCCGCGGTCACCCGGCTCGGCCTGAACCCGGGACTGAGCCTGCGAGAGGTGGTGGCCCCCGGGAAGCCGTCCGCCGTCTACGAACCGCAGATCAGCGCAGACCAGGCCGCCGAGCGGCTGGGCGTCTTCCGCGCGGAGGTGGCCGCCCTGCTCGCCCGCACGCCCACCGCCCCGTGA
- a CDS encoding HD domain-containing protein, with protein MKSVKEVDALVATAHEGQLDKVGVPYVDHVRGVAAGLAHLGPELEMAGLLHDIVEDTDWTPEKLRTAGIPDRVVGIVEAVTNQPGMAYEEKIRRITRSRDATLVKIADNAHNSIPERAARLTEAERDRLAAKYRAARDVLWAAADLAQVESIVAIVNPALLPEVGRRRAV; from the coding sequence GTGAAGTCGGTGAAGGAAGTGGACGCGCTCGTCGCCACTGCCCATGAAGGGCAGCTCGACAAGGTCGGTGTGCCCTATGTGGACCATGTGCGGGGGGTCGCCGCCGGACTGGCGCACCTCGGCCCCGAACTCGAAATGGCCGGGCTGCTGCACGACATCGTCGAGGACACGGACTGGACGCCCGAGAAGCTTCGCACCGCCGGGATCCCCGACCGCGTCGTCGGTATCGTCGAAGCCGTCACCAACCAGCCCGGCATGGCGTACGAGGAGAAGATCCGCCGCATCACCCGCAGCCGGGACGCCACCCTGGTGAAGATCGCCGACAACGCGCACAACAGCATCCCGGAGCGTGCCGCGCGCCTTACGGAGGCGGAGCGCGACCGGCTCGCCGCGAAATACCGTGCCGCGCGCGACGTCCTCTGGGCGGCCGCCGACCTCGCACAGGTCGAATCGATCGTCGCGATCGTCAATCCCGCCCTGCTCCCCGAGGTCGGGAGGCGGAGGGCCGTGTGA
- a CDS encoding GlsB/YeaQ/YmgE family stress response membrane protein has product MEISGLLSAIVIGIIIGVLGRLVVPGRQRIGILWTILIGIVAALIGAFIAHAVGVDDTKGVDWIEWLIQIGLAAVGVAGLDRAKSR; this is encoded by the coding sequence ATGGAGATTTCCGGCCTTTTGAGCGCGATAGTCATCGGCATCATCATCGGCGTACTGGGACGGCTCGTGGTCCCCGGCCGCCAGCGGATCGGCATTCTCTGGACCATCCTGATCGGCATCGTGGCCGCGCTGATCGGTGCCTTCATCGCCCATGCCGTCGGAGTCGACGACACCAAGGGCGTCGACTGGATCGAGTGGCTGATCCAGATCGGTCTCGCCGCCGTCGGCGTCGCCGGACTGGACCGCGCCAAGTCGCGCTGA
- a CDS encoding glycoside hydrolase family 3 protein, with product MSAAPNNTTSGTSRRDLFKQLGGTAAAFAFLAAAGPLAAAAPAAAAAPASAFGSKRVRTLLARLTLDEKISLVHGATDPQRLGQAGYLPGVERLGIPELRLTDGPAGVNVARSATGLPPVSTLGSTFNPGLAREYGAVMGREGRTLGMDVLLAPQIELSRTPLFSRNKDQAGEDPYLNALIGVAQVEGVQAQGMLAQAKHFLANNQSVGQNGDFTTGEGAYDFRVDDRTLHEIYLPAWEAVVRAGVASVMAAYNHLNGRWNSENSTTLTGILRGELGFDGFVTSDWGATHSSASIGAGLDMQMPDGGYFGAALKAAIAAGSIPQEALDTAVARILGQYDAFGMLDSTRVPARRRIDVEAGARVAREVAAQGAVLLANDGGLPLSRSALRDLALIGPTGAQVAISASGERAYGFEDRMVGPLDALRRTAGRDAHIRYAAGLDLTGTAVPASAFPGGLTRTSATGAQISDRTVDFTGSKAFATGSTQTWTGSFTPPTTGEYALHIQGWGAAVSLALDGTQLVSAATSRDSFVRKWSSIVPTTDGLDNGRTSLTLTAGKTYALKITATGWAENIADRGPVQVRFAWVTPEQRAANIREAAALARSVHTPVVFAYNGAGGSFGGATETGSLALPDHQDELISAVAAANPRTVLVLNTGTPNTMPWRRQVGTILRAGYVGQEGGWATADLLLGRVSPSGRLAVTYPKQLTDHPAHAPGHPERYLGVDEVVTYSEGIFTGYRGFDKAGTEPLFPFGHGLSYTEFGYGRLSVRQDGDGLAVSFTVTNRGRRSGAEVAQVYLGAAHGAPVEMAVKSLSGFERVELDPGESRRVTVRIDARQLSYWDTGRGRWVRARGERPVYVGASSRDIRLTGASGGGTHGH from the coding sequence ATGTCCGCCGCACCGAACAACACCACTTCAGGTACCAGCCGACGCGATCTCTTCAAACAACTCGGTGGTACCGCAGCTGCCTTCGCCTTCCTGGCCGCCGCCGGCCCCCTCGCCGCAGCGGCGCCCGCCGCTGCCGCAGCCCCCGCCTCGGCGTTCGGCTCGAAGCGGGTGCGCACACTGCTCGCCCGTCTCACGCTCGACGAGAAGATATCCCTGGTCCACGGCGCGACCGACCCTCAGAGACTCGGTCAGGCCGGCTATCTGCCCGGCGTCGAGCGCCTGGGCATCCCTGAACTGCGGCTGACCGACGGCCCGGCCGGCGTCAATGTCGCCCGATCGGCCACCGGACTTCCCCCGGTCTCCACTCTCGGCTCGACTTTCAACCCCGGCCTCGCCCGCGAGTACGGGGCCGTCATGGGACGCGAGGGCCGCACGCTCGGCATGGACGTGCTCCTCGCCCCGCAGATCGAGCTCTCCCGCACCCCGCTCTTCAGCCGCAACAAGGACCAGGCGGGCGAGGACCCGTACCTCAACGCGCTCATCGGTGTCGCGCAGGTCGAGGGCGTACAGGCGCAGGGCATGCTCGCCCAGGCCAAGCACTTCCTCGCCAACAACCAGTCCGTCGGCCAGAACGGCGACTTCACCACCGGCGAGGGTGCCTACGACTTCCGGGTCGACGACCGCACCCTCCACGAGATCTACCTGCCCGCCTGGGAAGCGGTGGTCCGCGCAGGCGTCGCCTCGGTGATGGCCGCGTATAACCACCTCAACGGCCGGTGGAACTCCGAGAACAGCACCACGCTCACCGGCATCCTCCGCGGCGAACTCGGCTTCGACGGCTTCGTCACCTCCGACTGGGGCGCCACCCACAGCAGCGCCTCCATCGGGGCCGGTCTCGACATGCAGATGCCCGACGGCGGCTACTTCGGCGCCGCGCTCAAGGCCGCGATCGCCGCAGGATCGATCCCGCAGGAGGCGCTCGACACCGCGGTCGCCCGCATCCTCGGCCAGTACGACGCCTTCGGCATGCTCGACTCCACCCGGGTGCCCGCACGCCGCCGCATCGACGTCGAGGCAGGGGCGCGCGTCGCCCGCGAAGTGGCCGCGCAGGGTGCGGTGCTGCTCGCCAACGACGGCGGCCTCCCGCTGAGCCGCTCCGCACTCCGCGATCTCGCCCTCATCGGACCGACCGGGGCCCAGGTCGCGATCTCCGCTTCCGGGGAGCGGGCGTACGGGTTCGAGGACCGCATGGTGGGCCCGCTCGACGCGCTGCGGCGGACCGCGGGACGCGACGCGCACATCCGTTACGCGGCCGGACTCGACCTCACGGGGACCGCTGTGCCCGCCTCCGCGTTCCCCGGCGGACTCACCCGCACCTCCGCCACCGGGGCCCAAATCAGCGACAGGACCGTCGACTTCACCGGCTCCAAGGCCTTCGCCACCGGATCCACCCAGACCTGGACCGGCAGCTTCACTCCGCCGACCACCGGTGAGTACGCCCTGCACATCCAGGGCTGGGGCGCCGCCGTCAGCCTCGCGCTCGACGGGACCCAGCTCGTCTCCGCGGCCACCTCGCGCGACAGTTTCGTCCGCAAGTGGAGCAGCATCGTGCCCACCACCGACGGGCTCGACAACGGGCGCACGTCACTGACGCTCACCGCCGGAAAGACCTACGCACTGAAGATCACCGCGACGGGCTGGGCGGAGAACATCGCCGACCGCGGCCCCGTCCAGGTCCGCTTCGCCTGGGTCACCCCCGAGCAGCGCGCGGCCAACATCCGGGAGGCTGCCGCCCTGGCCCGCAGCGTGCACACCCCGGTGGTCTTCGCGTACAACGGCGCGGGCGGCTCCTTCGGCGGCGCGACCGAGACCGGCTCGCTCGCCCTCCCCGACCACCAGGACGAGCTGATCTCCGCCGTCGCGGCGGCCAACCCGCGCACGGTCCTGGTCCTGAACACCGGCACCCCCAACACCATGCCCTGGCGCCGGCAGGTCGGCACGATCCTGCGGGCCGGATACGTGGGCCAGGAGGGCGGCTGGGCCACGGCGGACCTGTTGCTCGGTCGCGTCAGCCCGAGCGGGCGGCTCGCGGTCACGTACCCGAAGCAGCTCACCGACCACCCCGCGCACGCGCCCGGCCACCCCGAGCGCTACCTGGGCGTGGACGAGGTCGTGACGTACAGCGAAGGCATCTTCACCGGCTACCGGGGGTTCGACAAGGCGGGCACCGAACCGCTCTTCCCGTTCGGACACGGCTTGTCCTACACGGAGTTCGGGTACGGGCGGCTCTCCGTGCGCCAGGACGGCGACGGTCTCGCGGTGAGCTTCACCGTCACCAACCGCGGCCGCCGCTCCGGTGCCGAGGTGGCGCAGGTGTACCTGGGCGCGGCGCACGGAGCGCCCGTGGAGATGGCGGTGAAGTCCCTCTCCGGCTTCGAGCGCGTCGAACTGGACCCGGGGGAGTCCCGCCGGGTGACCGTGCGCATCGACGCACGGCAGCTCTCCTACTGGGACACGGGCCGCGGCCGTTGGGTACGCGCCCGGGGGGAGCGCCCGGTGTACGTGGGCGCGTCCTCGCGCGACATCCGGCTCACGGGGGCGTCGGGCGGGGGGACGCACGGCCACTGA
- a CDS encoding NAD(P)/FAD-dependent oxidoreductase: protein MTRSERTVDVLIVGAGPAGLTAASRLAGVGAVEVLEREAQTGGIPRHCHLGGFGLRTGPQYARRLTGEAARAGARLRTSVTVTDWAGPRTLDTTGPHGLERITARAVVLATGARERPRSARLVPGTRPAGVLTTGELQQTVHLHGRRPGTRAVVVGAEPVAHSAVRTLLGAGVEVAAMVTDLPHHQAPPTDAADTRLRRGVPLLTRTTVAELLGRGRLSGVAIRHADGREAVIACDTVVFTGDFVPENELPRRGGLLLDPGTRGPTVDPAFRTTGPGVFAAGNLLHGAEPALSAAREGARAAAAVLRHLDGAPWPAEQIPVRAEDPLLWVAPQRISPGSPHHFLLRTAQFLTRAHLVVRQDGRILHHQRLPRTVVPNRSLTISGNWVDRADPRGGTVIFSTEQRST, encoded by the coding sequence ATGACGAGGAGCGAGCGCACCGTCGACGTCCTGATCGTCGGCGCCGGACCTGCGGGCCTCACCGCCGCCTCCCGGCTGGCCGGCGTCGGCGCCGTGGAGGTCCTGGAGCGCGAGGCGCAGACCGGCGGCATTCCGCGCCACTGCCACCTCGGCGGCTTCGGCCTGCGCACCGGACCGCAGTACGCCCGCAGGCTCACCGGCGAAGCGGCTCGGGCCGGCGCCCGGCTGCGTACCTCGGTCACCGTCACCGACTGGGCAGGCCCGCGCACCCTCGACACCACAGGACCCCACGGCCTCGAACGCATCACCGCCCGCGCCGTCGTCCTCGCCACCGGCGCCCGCGAACGCCCGCGCAGCGCACGCCTGGTGCCCGGCACCAGACCCGCCGGAGTCCTCACCACCGGCGAGCTCCAGCAGACCGTCCACCTCCACGGCCGCCGCCCCGGCACCCGGGCAGTCGTGGTCGGAGCGGAACCGGTGGCCCACTCGGCCGTGCGCACCCTGCTGGGCGCGGGCGTCGAGGTCGCCGCCATGGTCACCGACCTGCCGCACCACCAGGCGCCGCCCACGGATGCGGCGGACACACGGCTTCGGCGCGGCGTACCCCTGCTCACGCGCACCACCGTCGCCGAACTCCTGGGCCGCGGACGGCTGTCGGGCGTCGCGATACGCCACGCCGACGGCAGGGAGGCGGTGATCGCCTGCGACACCGTTGTCTTCACCGGGGACTTCGTACCCGAGAACGAACTGCCCCGGCGCGGCGGCCTGTTGCTCGACCCCGGCACACGAGGACCGACCGTCGACCCCGCCTTCCGAACCACCGGACCGGGCGTCTTCGCCGCCGGCAATCTGCTCCACGGCGCCGAACCGGCCCTGTCCGCAGCCCGGGAGGGTGCACGCGCCGCAGCCGCCGTACTGCGGCACCTCGACGGCGCGCCCTGGCCCGCGGAACAGATTCCGGTACGGGCCGAGGACCCGCTGCTCTGGGTCGCACCCCAGCGCATCTCCCCGGGCTCGCCCCACCACTTCCTCCTGCGCACCGCGCAGTTCCTCACAAGAGCTCACCTGGTCGTACGCCAGGACGGCCGGATCCTCCACCACCAGAGACTGCCGCGCACCGTCGTACCGAACCGCTCCCTCACCATCAGCGGGAACTGGGTGGACAGAGCCGATCCCCGAGGTGGCACAGTGATCTTCTCGACGGAGCAGAGGAGCACCTGA
- a CDS encoding class I SAM-dependent methyltransferase → MFTTEGPTFRELTVQALSSIERGYDLLAPKFDHTPFRTPERFLDATGEMLEALGPFDAGLDVCCGTGAGVGMLKPVCRKRVVGVDFSAGMLEAARESVPAEGAPAVDWVRADARELPFEGDFDLAVSFGAFGHFLPSERPAVFAGVHRALRPGGVFAFPIGAPQPLSSPLYWAMLGFDSVMRVRNALWRPSFVMYYRTFPLRGVSEDLERAGFAVRLLPMEEFGRREDGSPNWRLVVAERL, encoded by the coding sequence GTGTTCACCACTGAGGGACCCACATTCCGCGAGCTCACCGTACAGGCGCTCTCCTCCATCGAGCGCGGCTACGACCTGCTGGCTCCGAAGTTCGACCACACCCCGTTCCGTACCCCGGAGCGGTTCCTCGACGCCACGGGCGAGATGCTGGAGGCGCTGGGACCCTTCGACGCGGGACTCGACGTCTGCTGCGGGACGGGCGCGGGTGTCGGCATGCTGAAGCCGGTCTGCCGCAAGCGCGTCGTGGGAGTCGACTTCAGCGCCGGGATGCTGGAGGCCGCGCGGGAATCCGTACCGGCCGAGGGGGCGCCCGCGGTGGACTGGGTGCGGGCCGATGCGCGCGAGCTGCCGTTCGAGGGGGACTTCGATCTTGCCGTGAGCTTCGGGGCGTTCGGACATTTCCTGCCCTCCGAGCGGCCCGCGGTGTTCGCCGGCGTGCACCGGGCGCTGCGGCCCGGCGGTGTGTTCGCCTTCCCTATCGGGGCGCCCCAGCCCCTGAGTTCCCCGCTCTACTGGGCGATGCTCGGCTTCGACTCCGTGATGCGGGTCCGCAACGCGCTGTGGCGTCCTTCGTTCGTCATGTACTACCGGACCTTCCCGCTCCGGGGAGTGTCCGAGGATCTGGAGAGGGCCGGTTTCGCGGTGCGGCTGCTGCCGATGGAGGAGTTCGGGCGCCGCGAGGACGGCAGCCCCAACTGGCGGCTGGTGGTGGCCGAACGCCTCTGA